In Myxococcus stipitatus, the following are encoded in one genomic region:
- a CDS encoding glycosyltransferase: MAPSREDSPRSWHLLTGEYPPHPGGVSDYTRLVAQALAREGQDVHVWTSGEPGTQVENGVTVHRAPGLFLPRGLRWMSRELDRCPAPRRLLLQYVPHAFGMKAMNVPFCAWFASRGQDERWVFFHEIVYPWSLSAKPRHQVLAGVTRVMARLAGGSADRVFVSIPSWAEHLPSSIRARAEWRPVPSTLPTSVPAVALAAVRATLGPGPWLGHFGTYGSAIRVPLEEVLVPLLRADARRKVLLLGRGSQQVSKELGARHPELEARVLARDSLAPEDLVAHLAAMDLLVQPYPDGVSARRTTAMAGLALGLPLVTQPGHLTEPLWKDSGAVALAEGLTSRALINAAEKLLAHPEQLAALGARAARVYREHFALERTVETLLRPPS; encoded by the coding sequence GTGGCGCCCTCCCGCGAGGACTCGCCTCGCTCCTGGCACCTGCTCACCGGTGAGTACCCGCCCCACCCGGGCGGAGTCAGCGACTACACCCGGCTCGTCGCCCAGGCGCTCGCACGGGAGGGCCAGGACGTCCACGTCTGGACCTCCGGTGAGCCCGGTACCCAGGTGGAGAATGGCGTCACCGTCCACCGCGCCCCGGGCCTCTTCCTGCCGCGAGGGCTGCGGTGGATGTCGCGCGAGCTGGACCGTTGCCCGGCACCGCGCAGGCTGTTGCTCCAGTACGTCCCCCACGCCTTCGGAATGAAGGCGATGAATGTGCCCTTCTGCGCGTGGTTCGCCTCGCGCGGGCAGGATGAGCGCTGGGTCTTCTTCCACGAAATCGTCTACCCCTGGAGCCTGTCCGCGAAGCCTCGGCATCAGGTGCTCGCGGGCGTCACGCGGGTGATGGCGCGGCTCGCGGGCGGCTCGGCGGACCGCGTCTTCGTGTCCATCCCCTCCTGGGCGGAGCATCTGCCATCGAGCATCCGCGCTCGCGCGGAGTGGCGTCCCGTGCCCAGCACGCTCCCCACCTCGGTGCCGGCTGTGGCGCTCGCGGCGGTGCGTGCGACGCTGGGCCCAGGTCCGTGGCTCGGTCACTTCGGGACCTACGGCTCCGCCATCCGAGTGCCCCTCGAAGAGGTCCTGGTGCCGCTGCTTCGCGCGGATGCACGGCGCAAGGTGCTGCTCCTCGGACGCGGCAGCCAACAGGTCTCGAAGGAGCTTGGGGCTCGCCATCCGGAGCTGGAGGCTCGCGTTCTCGCGCGGGACTCGCTCGCGCCGGAGGACCTCGTGGCCCACCTCGCGGCCATGGACCTCCTGGTCCAACCGTATCCCGATGGCGTGAGCGCACGCCGCACGACGGCCATGGCGGGGCTCGCCCTGGGATTGCCGCTCGTCACCCAGCCAGGGCACCTCACGGAGCCGCTCTGGAAGGACTCGGGCGCTGTCGCCCTCGCGGAGGGCCTCACGTCTCGCGCGCTCATCAACGCGGCTGAAAAGCTCCTCGCCCATCCCGAGCAGCTCGCCGCGCTGGGGGCTCGCGCGGCCCGCGTCTATCGCGAACACTTCGCCCTGGAGCGCACGGTGGAGACACTGCTGCGGCCACCTTCGTGA
- a CDS encoding oligosaccharide flippase family protein, with protein MNATAAPEVDTGEVRARALKGMIVLVARTLASQGLRVVSALVLSRLLFPSDYGLFGIVSYAASLGVFLGDLGLSAALVRQPHEPTQDETFTIFWCHQALTAVIVAAVCALAPRLTEGYALGPGAVPMVCALALGLFLSSLRVIPLMALERKLAFPAIARAELVENLAQVACTLVLAWAGLGAWALALGALVRGVVGLGCIWWASPWRPRGVFRLEVLRRLLGFGLAFQLPPLVAALVAGWVPLVVGHVLGKESVGLVNWAWALASTPMMLSAVLNRVAFPAYCRLQDDPAGFAEYLGTSLRRLSAVLLLALPVAVMGMPVLVPLFFGDRWSEAVPLVQWFSLECLLVTLTGLLATAQNAGGRPWERLVVVVGVGVAKWGVGTWAIQRFGLAGIGPMGVGVSLLEVWVTAWLVSRLNPALRGLVFQVVEPVVFVGMLLAAAVAVAQMWVVEGTLVRWVAGVGVFTVLLLVRERVPGTLSLLGVLRDILAFVRSRRAATTGM; from the coding sequence ATGAACGCGACCGCGGCACCCGAGGTGGACACTGGCGAGGTGAGGGCCCGTGCCCTGAAGGGCATGATTGTGCTGGTGGCGCGCACGCTGGCCTCGCAAGGCCTGCGCGTCGTGAGCGCCCTGGTGCTCTCGCGTCTGCTCTTCCCGTCGGACTACGGCTTGTTCGGCATCGTCTCGTACGCGGCCTCGCTGGGGGTGTTCCTGGGCGACCTGGGCCTGAGCGCGGCGCTGGTGCGCCAGCCCCATGAGCCCACCCAGGACGAGACGTTCACCATCTTCTGGTGTCATCAGGCACTCACGGCCGTCATCGTCGCGGCGGTGTGTGCGTTGGCGCCCCGGCTCACGGAGGGCTACGCGCTGGGGCCTGGCGCGGTGCCCATGGTGTGTGCGCTGGCGCTGGGTTTGTTCCTGTCATCGCTGCGAGTCATTCCGCTGATGGCGTTGGAGCGGAAGCTGGCCTTTCCTGCCATTGCCCGCGCGGAGCTGGTGGAGAACCTGGCGCAGGTGGCCTGCACGTTGGTGTTGGCGTGGGCGGGGTTGGGGGCCTGGGCGCTGGCGCTGGGCGCGTTGGTCCGAGGTGTCGTGGGGTTGGGGTGCATCTGGTGGGCGTCGCCCTGGCGTCCGCGGGGTGTGTTCCGGCTGGAGGTGCTTCGGCGGCTCTTGGGGTTCGGGCTGGCGTTCCAGCTTCCGCCGTTGGTGGCGGCGCTGGTGGCGGGATGGGTGCCGTTGGTGGTGGGGCATGTGCTCGGCAAGGAGAGCGTGGGGCTGGTGAACTGGGCCTGGGCGCTGGCCTCGACGCCGATGATGTTGAGCGCGGTGCTCAACCGCGTGGCGTTCCCCGCCTACTGCCGGTTGCAGGATGACCCGGCGGGGTTCGCGGAGTACCTGGGGACGTCGCTGCGGCGGCTGTCCGCGGTGTTGCTCCTGGCGCTCCCGGTGGCGGTGATGGGGATGCCGGTGTTGGTGCCGCTGTTCTTCGGCGACCGGTGGAGCGAGGCGGTGCCGCTGGTGCAGTGGTTCAGCCTGGAGTGTCTGCTCGTCACGTTGACGGGGCTGTTGGCGACGGCGCAGAACGCGGGAGGCCGGCCCTGGGAGCGGCTGGTGGTGGTGGTGGGCGTGGGCGTGGCGAAGTGGGGCGTGGGGACGTGGGCCATCCAGCGCTTCGGGCTGGCGGGAATCGGGCCCATGGGCGTGGGCGTCTCGCTGTTGGAGGTGTGGGTGACGGCGTGGTTGGTGTCCCGGCTGAATCCGGCGCTGCGTGGGTTGGTGTTCCAGGTGGTGGAGCCCGTGGTCTTCGTGGGGATGTTGTTGGCGGCGGCGGTGGCGGTGGCGCAGATGTGGGTGGTCGAAGGGACGCTGGTGCGGTGGGTCGCGGGCGTGGGGGTGTTCACGGTGTTGCTGCTGGTTCGCGAGCGGGTTCCCGGGACGTTGTCGCTCCTGGGCGTGCTGCGCGACATCCTGGCCTTCGTCCGTTCGCGGCGGGCCGCCACAACAGGGATGTGA
- a CDS encoding glycosyltransferase family 1 protein: protein MDPREEGWPSMDLVGEALLDGLASHPHEVSVQGLRPSLPTLVRRLPRLGERRASFNADRMLGRFARYPVHALLARQRFDAFHIVDHTYAQLAHVLPASRTGVYCFDLDAFRSVMEPHRDPRPAWFRLMAKTQLRGLERAAIVFHPTQTIRDELLAHGLVDPSRLVWAPLGVSPEYRPEPTAGDQSRQVLSALGGRPYLLHVGSSIPRKRLDVLFEVFAALRARHPDLRLVQQGGALTPSQREQVSRLGIGEVLLQPPFQERATLAGLYRNAKAVLIPSEAEGFGLPLVEALACGAPVVASDLPVLREVGAETCLYCPVGDIPAWTRTLDALLTGDTRGPSLDLRLERASRFTWAAHARTVLDAYLRLVA, encoded by the coding sequence ATGGACCCTCGCGAGGAGGGCTGGCCCAGCATGGACCTGGTGGGCGAGGCCCTCCTCGACGGCCTCGCCTCACATCCCCACGAGGTGTCCGTCCAGGGACTGCGCCCTTCCCTGCCCACGCTGGTCCGACGTCTGCCCCGCCTGGGCGAACGACGTGCTTCGTTCAACGCGGACCGCATGCTCGGCCGCTTCGCGCGCTACCCCGTGCACGCGCTGCTCGCGCGACAGCGGTTCGATGCGTTCCACATCGTGGACCACACCTACGCGCAGCTGGCGCACGTGCTCCCCGCCTCGCGCACGGGTGTCTATTGCTTCGACCTGGATGCGTTCCGCTCTGTCATGGAGCCCCACCGCGACCCTCGCCCCGCGTGGTTCCGGCTGATGGCGAAGACCCAGCTCCGAGGCCTCGAGCGCGCCGCCATCGTCTTCCACCCCACGCAGACCATTCGCGACGAACTGCTCGCGCACGGACTGGTGGACCCGTCCCGCCTCGTGTGGGCTCCGCTCGGCGTCTCGCCCGAGTACCGACCGGAGCCCACGGCGGGAGACCAGAGCCGGCAGGTGCTCTCCGCGCTGGGAGGACGGCCCTACTTGCTGCACGTCGGCAGCTCGATTCCCCGCAAGCGGTTGGATGTTCTCTTCGAGGTCTTCGCCGCGCTACGAGCCCGCCATCCCGACTTGCGGTTGGTGCAGCAGGGTGGCGCGCTGACACCTTCCCAGCGCGAGCAGGTGTCGCGACTGGGTATCGGCGAGGTGCTGCTCCAGCCTCCGTTCCAGGAGCGCGCCACGCTCGCGGGGCTGTACCGCAACGCGAAGGCCGTGCTCATCCCCAGCGAAGCGGAGGGCTTCGGGCTCCCGCTCGTCGAGGCCCTCGCCTGCGGTGCTCCCGTGGTGGCCAGCGATTTGCCCGTGCTCCGAGAGGTCGGCGCGGAGACCTGCCTGTACTGCCCTGTGGGGGACATCCCCGCCTGGACGCGGACCTTGGACGCGCTGCTCACGGGAGACACGCGGGGTCCCTCGCTCGACCTCCGACTCGAGAGGGCCTCGCGCTTCACCTGGGCCGCGCACGCCCGCACCGTGCTGGACGCCTATCTGCGGCTCGTGGCCTGA
- a CDS encoding class I SAM-dependent methyltransferase, giving the protein MSPSQSLIQFLKREVFVGEHEVFHRALREALVGSCDSVLDIGCGSGSPLRHITQHFSRSVGVDGYQVSIERSRAAGIHQEYHCMDLLEAGKHFAPKSFDAVVALDVIEHFDKPEGFKLLEMMESLARKRVVIFTPNGFLPQDEWDNNVHQVHRSGWEVYDFELRGYRVTGMSGWKPLRGDFAYPTIKPSRLGSRLSILTEPFATRFPRHAFQLLAVRDMEAS; this is encoded by the coding sequence ATGTCACCGAGCCAATCCCTCATCCAGTTCCTCAAGCGCGAGGTGTTCGTCGGCGAGCACGAGGTCTTCCACCGTGCCTTGCGCGAAGCCCTGGTCGGCTCCTGCGACAGCGTGCTCGACATCGGCTGTGGTTCGGGCTCGCCCCTCCGCCACATCACCCAGCACTTCTCCCGCTCGGTGGGCGTGGATGGCTATCAGGTCAGCATCGAGCGCAGCCGCGCCGCGGGCATCCATCAGGAGTACCACTGCATGGACCTGCTCGAGGCGGGCAAGCACTTCGCCCCCAAGAGCTTCGACGCCGTCGTCGCCCTGGACGTCATCGAGCACTTCGACAAGCCCGAGGGCTTCAAGCTCCTGGAGATGATGGAGTCGCTGGCGCGCAAGCGCGTGGTCATCTTCACGCCCAATGGCTTTCTTCCCCAGGACGAGTGGGACAACAACGTCCACCAGGTCCACCGCTCGGGCTGGGAGGTCTATGACTTCGAGCTGCGAGGCTATCGCGTCACCGGGATGAGCGGCTGGAAGCCCCTGCGCGGGGACTTCGCCTACCCGACCATCAAGCCGTCGCGCCTGGGCAGCCGGCTGTCCATCCTCACCGAGCCCTTCGCCACGCGCTTCCCGCGGCACGCCTTCCAGCTCCTCGCCGTCCGCGACATGGAAGCCTCCTGA